The following coding sequences lie in one Haematobia irritans isolate KBUSLIRL chromosome 3, ASM5000362v1, whole genome shotgun sequence genomic window:
- the LOC142231413 gene encoding uncharacterized protein LOC142231413: MVKFVASFFRLTYLRCHWSNYGQYLCLRFFSFPFVSVLPLDSPATPRHCPDYLHLYGLSPEQVGISTPVAHESTTTVLSSPAASSPSMSDFPDDGISDLVWLEAASLLDSSTSPVDSCPLTDEQLSLIDEKD; the protein is encoded by the exons ATGGTTAAATTCGTAGCCTCTTTTTTCAGATTAACCTATCTCCGATGTCATTGGTCTAATTACGGTCAATATCTTTGTTTGAGATTCTTTTCATTTCCTTTTGTTTCTGTCCTTCCGTTGGACAGTCCAGCCACTCCACGTCATTGTCCGGATTATTTGCATTTGTATG GTCTATCCCCTGAGCAAGTGGGCATATCTACCCCCGTTGCCCATGAGTCTACTACAACCGTGTTATCATCACCTGCTGCGTCTTCCCCGTCTATGTCTGATTTTCCCGATGATGGCATCTCTGACTTGGTCTGGTTGGAGGCCGCCTCTCTACTAGATAGCTCTACGTCGCCTGTTGATTCATGTCCATTGACCGATGAGCAACTTTCTCTGATTGATGAGAAAGACTAG